The Stieleria maiorica genome includes the window ATCGGTGTAGAAGCCTGTCCGCGTTCCGTGCGAGGGATAGGGGCTGCCAACCATTCCGCAACGGGTGGACCCCAGGTGAAAGCTGCAGCCACGCAAGTCGGCATCGCGGAGATCACAGTCTTCCCAGTTGATTTCCGCCAATCTTGCGTTGACCAGGATCGCCTCGTGGAAATTGCAACCGGTCAACGTCGACTCGGTCATCGAGGCATACGACAAATCACATTGCTGGAAACTGACGTTGGTCGCCGACACTTCATCCAGCTTCAGTGACGAAAAGCTCGCGCAACAAAACGAGGAATCGTCGATCAGCGTGTTGCGAAAGTCGACTTTTACAAAACGCGATTCGGAAAAGTCACCCCGACTGAGATTCGCCCCATCCAGCAGGGTTTCATCGATGATAACGCCGCAGGCACGGACACCTGTCAGGTTGGCGTTGGCCATGTCGCATCGCTGGAAACACCGACCGGACAGGTTTGCATGAGAAAGATCCGCACCAGAAAAAACTGCCGAGACGATGTCCAGCACGCCGAGCCGGACTTGGTGTGCGGTGTTCGCCTGCCGAATCTCGCTGCTTTGCCCTTTGCCATAATGCTGCTCGTCGACGTCCGGGGCGCTCGGCAGGCCGCTGAAATCAGCAAACCGTAGATCCGAACCGGAAAAGTCAACTGATTTGAGCAGCGCCGCATTGAACTTGGCACGCGCCAGATTCGCATCGCAAAACGTCGCTTGGTTGAGGTCTGCAGAGCTCAAGTCAATTTCGGGCCAGATCGCACTGTCGAACCGTCCGCCACGCAAACACATCTGTGTGCCGGAGGGTTTCCATGCCGGATCGCAAAGACAGAGCAGCGTGGCACAGGTCGGGGCGGACGCGGATCGGCCGTCGGCGAAGACTTTCTGCAGGTGCATTGGTATTTGATCGCTGCCGTCGATAAGCATTGCCACAGCTTTCAGTCGCCTGAACGGCCAGCGATGGGACAGTAACGTTCGCAATTCTTCGATCTGAGGTAAACGCAATCGCTCAAGTAGTCGCTCGTTGGTGAACGCAAACGCGACATCGGGTCTCGACAGAACTCGGGAAACCGATGCCGGCAAAACACTGGCCAGCGGAAACATTTCCAAGGCTTCGGCCGAGTGCATCAGCATCATGTCCGCGAGCGCTCGGGCGTGCCGCTCGTTGCCAATCCTGCGATGCACTTGGTCAACGACGATCGACTCGATCTCGCGAGCGTTTGGATCAGCCACCATTTCGTCAAGGATCCATTGCCAAACGGCGGGCGATCCCGACGCGTATCGCAGGTTTTCCCCTTCAAGACGGCCCATCACGCTTCGGCATTGGTTGCGATGTCGGGCCAACAGATACTCGATCATGTCGTCGCGCGACCATCCACAGAGACTCAAGACCAGATCGCAGGGGATGAGCTTGCTCGTGACGACGGTGACCGTTTCATCGCCCAGGTCGAATGGTTGAATCTCATCATCCAGCCGCAATCGGCCCGACGCAATCATTTCGGACATCGACGCGGCGAGGTGATTCAATGCTTCGACGTGCCCTTCGCCTTCCACACGCACACGGACGTGCTTGGGCCGGGCCAGCAAGCCTTCGATTTGATCCACCAGGGGCGTGACGTCTCCGCTGATCGGCGAGACCACACGTGGGGCAACGGGCGAGCGAATGGGCCGGATCATGATACCTCCAAAGACCAGGTCATTGTCCGACTTTGATTGGCCCGCGGCAAGAATTTCCGCCGGTGAAATGCGGATTTCTCGGCACGCCCCCTCCATTCGCCTCCACGATTCGTCGCCCACGGGCACACCGCTTTGCTGAATGGTCTAAAGTAACGTCCCTGCAGGGACATACGTCTCCCTCCTCCGTTTCGTGTCTCTCTCGTTTCGATTTTCCCGTGAACCATGACGACTCCATCGCCTCCAACGAAACATGCGACGTCCGCGATCGGTGTTAAAGCGATCGACCATGTGACGATCGTCGTGCATGATCTCTCGCGCAGCCGAGACTTTTACCGCGACCTGCTGGGGATGGAGGAGGTCGAACGGCCGGATTTCGGGTTCCCGGGCCACTGGCTCCAAGCCGGCGCGACGCAAGTCCACCTGATCGAGACGATGGAGGGAACCTCCGAGCCGGGCGGAGGATTGGATCCGGATCGAGTCACATCGGGTTTGACCCATCACTTTGCGTTCGAAGTCGAAGACGCGATTCGCGCACATCGCATTCTTGAATCGGCCGGCGTGCGGATCCAAGGCGGTCCGCGAAAACGCCCCGACGGCTGCATGCAACTGTGGTTCTACGACCCCGACGGTCATTGTGTCGAAGTCTTTGACCGAACCGGATCCGCCGCGTCTCACTAAGGCAACGAGGATGAACGACGAAACGCTTCCACGATCGACGTCCCGCGAATTGACTTTCGACAACGGCCGGGCGATCGGTATCAGCAACCGTTGGGAAAACGGTCAGTATTGCTCGATCCTGACCCGGCGAGGGATCGTCGGCTGCGGGATCTATGACATGGCGACGCCCACCGAATTCAATCAGGCGATCGCCATCGCCAAAGGCACCCCCAGTGATCCGCTGGTCGAACCGGAGGACCTGTTTGATGCACCCATCGTGGACGCGACACCGCAAGCCAAAGCGATGGGGATCGAAATCGGGATGACGGGCCGGCAGGCGGTCGAAAAGATGCTTGCCGCAGAGAATCCGCCGAACACCAAGAGGATGCGTTAGCGACCGATCGCAGCTTCGGTTTCGATTGGGATGGACCGTCGCCGTCCTCTCC containing:
- a CDS encoding pentapeptide repeat-containing protein codes for the protein MIRPIRSPVAPRVVSPISGDVTPLVDQIEGLLARPKHVRVRVEGEGHVEALNHLAASMSEMIASGRLRLDDEIQPFDLGDETVTVVTSKLIPCDLVLSLCGWSRDDMIEYLLARHRNQCRSVMGRLEGENLRYASGSPAVWQWILDEMVADPNAREIESIVVDQVHRRIGNERHARALADMMLMHSAEALEMFPLASVLPASVSRVLSRPDVAFAFTNERLLERLRLPQIEELRTLLSHRWPFRRLKAVAMLIDGSDQIPMHLQKVFADGRSASAPTCATLLCLCDPAWKPSGTQMCLRGGRFDSAIWPEIDLSSADLNQATFCDANLARAKFNAALLKSVDFSGSDLRFADFSGLPSAPDVDEQHYGKGQSSEIRQANTAHQVRLGVLDIVSAVFSGADLSHANLSGRCFQRCDMANANLTGVRACGVIIDETLLDGANLSRGDFSESRFVKVDFRNTLIDDSSFCCASFSSLKLDEVSATNVSFQQCDLSYASMTESTLTGCNFHEAILVNARLAEINWEDCDLRDADLRGCSFHLGSTRCGMVGSPYPSHGTRTGFYTDDFDEQYFKSPETIRKANLCGSDLRGADISGIDFYLVDLRGAKFDAGQRKQFVATGAILND
- a CDS encoding VOC family protein; this translates as MTTPSPPTKHATSAIGVKAIDHVTIVVHDLSRSRDFYRDLLGMEEVERPDFGFPGHWLQAGATQVHLIETMEGTSEPGGGLDPDRVTSGLTHHFAFEVEDAIRAHRILESAGVRIQGGPRKRPDGCMQLWFYDPDGHCVEVFDRTGSAASH
- a CDS encoding DUF1805 domain-containing protein, which translates into the protein MNDETLPRSTSRELTFDNGRAIGISNRWENGQYCSILTRRGIVGCGIYDMATPTEFNQAIAIAKGTPSDPLVEPEDLFDAPIVDATPQAKAMGIEIGMTGRQAVEKMLAAENPPNTKRMR